Proteins encoded in a region of the Streptomyces sp. NBC_00310 genome:
- a CDS encoding acyl-CoA carboxylase subunit beta, producing the protein MSTRTTDPSDADIHTTAGKLADLQRRIDEATHAGSERAVEKQHAKGKLTARERIELLLDEDSFVEFDEFARHRSTDFGMENNRPYGDGVVTGYGTVDGRPVAVFSQDFTVLGGSLGEVFGQKIMKAMDFALKTGCPVIGINDSGGARIQEGVMALGMYGEIFRRNTHASGVIPQISLVVGPCAGGAVYSPAITDFTVMVDQTSHMFITGPDVIKTVTGEDVGFEELGGARTHNATSGVAHHMAGDEKEAIEYVKQLLSYLPSNNLSEPPAFPEQADLALTDEDRELDTLVPDSANQPYDMHTVIEHVLDDAEFFETQPLFAPNILTGFGRVEGHPVGIVANQPMQFAGCLDIDASEKAARFVRTCDAFNVPVLTFVDVPGFLPGVGQEHEGIIRRGAKLIYAYAEATVPLITVITRKAFGGAYDVMGSKHLGADLNLAWPTAQIAVMGAQGAVNILHRRTIAATPDDEREAVRARLIQEYEDTLLNPYTAAERGYVDAVIMPSETRRHLTLGLRQLRTKRESLPPKKHGNIPL; encoded by the coding sequence GTGAGCACCCGGACCACAGACCCGTCCGACGCCGACATTCACACGACCGCGGGGAAGCTCGCGGATCTGCAGCGCCGTATCGATGAGGCGACGCACGCCGGCTCCGAGCGCGCGGTGGAGAAGCAGCACGCCAAGGGCAAGCTGACGGCCCGTGAGCGGATCGAACTGCTCCTCGACGAGGACTCCTTCGTGGAGTTCGACGAGTTCGCCCGGCACCGCTCCACCGACTTCGGCATGGAGAACAACCGCCCCTACGGCGACGGTGTCGTGACCGGCTACGGCACGGTCGACGGCCGCCCGGTCGCCGTCTTCTCCCAGGACTTCACCGTCCTCGGCGGTTCGCTCGGCGAGGTCTTCGGCCAGAAGATCATGAAGGCCATGGACTTCGCCCTCAAGACGGGCTGTCCCGTCATCGGCATCAACGACTCCGGCGGCGCCCGCATCCAGGAAGGCGTCATGGCCCTGGGCATGTACGGCGAGATCTTCCGCCGCAACACCCACGCGAGCGGTGTGATCCCGCAGATCTCCCTCGTGGTCGGCCCGTGCGCGGGCGGCGCGGTCTACTCCCCCGCGATCACCGACTTCACGGTCATGGTCGACCAGACCTCGCACATGTTCATCACCGGCCCGGACGTCATCAAGACGGTCACCGGCGAGGACGTCGGCTTCGAGGAACTGGGCGGCGCCCGCACCCACAACGCCACCTCCGGCGTGGCCCATCACATGGCGGGCGACGAGAAGGAGGCGATCGAGTACGTCAAGCAGCTCCTGTCCTACCTCCCGTCGAACAACCTCAGCGAACCCCCCGCGTTCCCCGAACAGGCCGACCTCGCCCTCACCGACGAGGACCGCGAACTGGACACCCTCGTCCCCGACAGCGCGAACCAGCCGTACGACATGCACACCGTCATCGAACACGTCCTGGACGACGCGGAGTTCTTCGAGACCCAGCCCCTCTTCGCCCCGAACATCCTCACCGGCTTCGGCCGCGTCGAGGGCCACCCGGTCGGCATCGTCGCCAACCAGCCGATGCAGTTCGCGGGCTGCCTGGACATCGACGCCTCCGAGAAGGCGGCCCGCTTCGTCCGCACCTGCGACGCCTTCAACGTCCCGGTCCTGACCTTCGTCGACGTCCCCGGCTTCCTCCCCGGCGTCGGCCAGGAACACGAGGGCATCATCCGCCGAGGCGCCAAGCTCATCTACGCCTACGCGGAAGCCACCGTCCCCCTCATCACGGTCATCACCCGCAAGGCCTTCGGCGGCGCCTACGACGTCATGGGCTCCAAGCACCTCGGCGCCGACCTCAACCTCGCCTGGCCCACCGCCCAGATCGCCGTCATGGGCGCCCAGGGCGCGGTCAACATCCTCCACCGCCGCACCATCGCCGCCACCCCCGACGACGAGCGCGAGGCGGTACGCGCCCGCCTCATCCAGGAGTACGAGGACACCCTCCTCAACCCCTACACCGCGGCCGAACGCGGTTACGTGGACGCGGTGATCATGCCCTCCGAAACCCGCCGCCACCTCACCCTCGGCCTCCGCCAACTCCGCACCAAGCGGGAATCCCTCCCCCCGAAGAAGCACGGAAACATCCCCCTCTAG
- a CDS encoding SMP-30/gluconolactonase/LRE family protein has protein sequence MTSASTPTSVVVDGAYELAEGGRWIDGRYVYVDILSGRLFELRDGTDLATPRQLARLDVPLGAVAPVGDRPGAWIAAAGTGIALLTADGALEWLDRPEDRTPVAGRMNDGVADPAGRFWTGSMAYDGTPGAGSLYRTDPDGTVVRVLDGLTIANGPAFTADGTTMYLADTAVGTILRCRVDPASGDLVGGPETFARLRDGEGSPDGMTVDEEGCLWVAMWGASAVRRYHPDGHLLHTLTVPAPHPTSVCLHPGDNRLYITTARYGVTNPTAASGAVLSVSVPVGGTEACSWRRPRPATIA, from the coding sequence ATGACATCCGCATCAACACCGACGTCGGTCGTCGTGGACGGCGCGTACGAGCTCGCCGAGGGCGGCCGTTGGATCGACGGCCGGTACGTGTACGTCGACATTCTCAGCGGTCGGCTCTTCGAACTCCGAGACGGCACCGACCTGGCGACACCACGCCAACTGGCCCGGCTCGACGTGCCGTTGGGCGCCGTCGCGCCGGTGGGGGACCGGCCTGGGGCGTGGATCGCCGCCGCGGGCACCGGCATCGCGCTGCTCACCGCCGATGGGGCACTGGAATGGCTGGACCGCCCCGAGGACCGCACTCCCGTCGCCGGCCGCATGAACGACGGCGTCGCGGACCCCGCGGGCCGCTTCTGGACCGGCAGCATGGCCTACGACGGCACCCCCGGCGCGGGCTCGCTCTACCGAACGGACCCCGACGGCACGGTGGTTCGCGTCCTCGACGGCCTGACCATCGCCAACGGGCCGGCCTTCACCGCTGACGGCACGACCATGTACCTCGCCGACACGGCCGTCGGCACCATCCTCCGCTGCCGGGTCGACCCCGCCTCCGGCGACCTCGTCGGCGGCCCGGAGACCTTCGCCCGACTGCGCGACGGCGAAGGCAGCCCCGACGGGATGACCGTCGACGAGGAGGGCTGCCTGTGGGTCGCGATGTGGGGCGCCTCCGCGGTCCGCCGCTACCACCCCGACGGTCACCTGCTCCACACCCTGACCGTGCCGGCCCCCCACCCCACGTCGGTGTGTCTGCACCCCGGCGACAACCGCCTCTACATCACCACCGCTCGCTACGGGGTGACGAACCCGACTGCGGCCTCGGGCGCGGTGCTGAGCGTCTCCGTACCGGTCGGAGGAACGGAGGCCTGCTCCTGGCGCCGACCGCGTCCGGCCACCATCGCTTGA
- a CDS encoding acyl-CoA carboxylase epsilon subunit, translating into MTIKVVRGNPTPEELAAALAVVHARVAAAYVPKAPERLCEWADKARDIPRHTLTQPGSTTWRTSHWPR; encoded by the coding sequence ATGACGATCAAAGTCGTACGGGGCAATCCGACCCCGGAGGAACTCGCCGCCGCCCTGGCGGTGGTACACGCTCGCGTCGCGGCGGCATATGTTCCCAAAGCACCCGAGCGGCTTTGCGAGTGGGCGGACAAAGCGCGCGATATCCCCCGCCACACCCTCACGCAGCCGGGGTCGACAACCTGGCGAACCTCCCATTGGCCCCGTTGA
- a CDS encoding RICIN domain-containing protein, protein MWAIRPYVLVDKNSGKYLGIPQGSTTANQRRDSACACQLFTFRSAGGGAWTIRNVNSNSNLNLDIRNSSSTAGAAVVQWNSLSLTTSSGRSSASTDQTKGRDDQHPACRARGPSR, encoded by the coding sequence ATCTGGGCCATACGACCGTACGTCCTCGTCGACAAGAACAGCGGCAAGTACCTCGGCATCCCCCAGGGCTCCACCACCGCCAACCAGCGGCGCGACTCAGCCTGCGCCTGCCAACTGTTCACCTTCCGGTCCGCCGGCGGCGGAGCCTGGACCATCAGGAACGTCAACAGCAACAGCAACCTCAACCTCGACATCCGCAACTCCTCCAGCACGGCAGGTGCGGCCGTCGTCCAGTGGAACAGCCTCAGCTTGACGACCAGCTCTGGAAGATCGTCCGCATCAACTGACCAGACGAAAGGCAGGGACGACCAACATCCCGCCTGCCGGGCACGCGGGCCAAGTCGGTGA
- a CDS encoding acetyl/propionyl/methylcrotonyl-CoA carboxylase subunit alpha, with translation MTKVLIANRGEIAVRVARACRDAGIASVAVYAEPDRDALHVRAADEAFALGGDTPATSYLDMGKVLQAAKDAGADAVHPGYGFLSENAEFAQAVLDAGLIWIGPPPQAIRDLGDKVAARHIAQRAGAPLVAGTPDPVSGADEVVAFAREHGLPIAIKAAFGGGGRGLKVARTLEEVPELYDSAVREAVAAFGRGECFVERYLDKPRHVETQCLADSHGNVVVVSTRDCSLQRRHQKLVEEAPAPFLSPAQNAELYAASKAILKEAGYVGAGTVEFLVGLDGTISFLEVNTRLQVEHPVTEEVTGIDLVREMFRIADGEELGYDDPPLRGHSFEFRINGEDPGRGFLPAPGTVTTFAPPAGPGVRLDAGVESGSVIGPAWDSLLAKLIVTGATRQQALQRAARALEEFHVEGMATAIPFHRAVVTDPAFGPELTGSTDPFTVHTRWIETEFVNDIKPFATPADTETDDDTDRETIVVEVGGKRLEVSLPAALGMTLARTGLAAGAKPKRRAARKSGPAASGDTLASPMQGTIVKVAVDEGQEVKEGDLVVVLEAMKMEQPLNAHRSGTIKGLSADVGASITSGATICEIKD, from the coding sequence CTGACCAAGGTGTTGATCGCCAACCGAGGCGAAATCGCTGTCCGCGTCGCCCGGGCATGCCGGGACGCCGGGATCGCGAGCGTGGCCGTGTATGCCGAGCCGGACCGGGACGCACTGCATGTGCGGGCCGCGGACGAGGCGTTCGCGCTGGGTGGTGACACGCCGGCGACCAGCTACCTGGACATGGGCAAGGTGCTGCAGGCGGCGAAGGACGCCGGTGCGGACGCGGTCCACCCCGGCTACGGCTTCCTTTCGGAGAACGCGGAGTTCGCGCAGGCGGTGCTGGACGCGGGTCTGATCTGGATCGGCCCGCCGCCGCAGGCGATCCGCGACCTGGGCGACAAGGTGGCCGCCCGTCACATCGCCCAGCGTGCCGGCGCCCCGCTCGTCGCGGGCACCCCCGACCCGGTCTCGGGCGCGGACGAGGTCGTGGCGTTCGCCCGGGAGCACGGTCTGCCGATCGCCATCAAGGCCGCCTTCGGCGGCGGCGGGCGCGGCCTGAAGGTCGCCCGCACCCTCGAAGAGGTCCCCGAGCTGTACGACTCCGCCGTCCGCGAGGCCGTCGCCGCGTTCGGCCGGGGCGAGTGCTTCGTGGAGCGCTACCTCGACAAGCCCCGTCACGTGGAGACCCAGTGCCTGGCCGACAGCCACGGCAACGTGGTCGTGGTCTCCACCCGTGACTGCTCCCTGCAGCGCCGTCACCAGAAGCTGGTCGAGGAGGCCCCGGCCCCCTTCCTCTCCCCGGCGCAGAACGCCGAGCTGTACGCCGCGTCGAAGGCCATCCTCAAGGAGGCCGGCTACGTCGGCGCCGGCACGGTGGAGTTCCTGGTCGGCCTGGACGGCACGATCTCCTTCCTGGAGGTCAACACCCGCCTGCAGGTCGAGCACCCGGTCACCGAGGAGGTCACCGGCATCGACCTGGTCCGCGAGATGTTCCGTATCGCCGACGGCGAGGAACTCGGCTACGACGACCCGCCGCTGCGCGGCCACTCCTTCGAGTTCCGCATCAACGGCGAGGACCCCGGCCGGGGCTTCCTGCCCGCCCCCGGCACCGTCACCACCTTCGCCCCGCCCGCCGGCCCCGGTGTCCGCCTGGACGCGGGCGTGGAGTCCGGCAGCGTGATCGGCCCGGCCTGGGACTCCCTGCTCGCCAAACTGATCGTCACCGGCGCCACCCGGCAGCAGGCCCTGCAGCGTGCCGCCCGCGCCCTGGAGGAGTTCCACGTCGAGGGCATGGCCACCGCCATCCCCTTCCACCGCGCGGTCGTCACCGACCCGGCGTTCGGCCCCGAACTCACCGGCTCCACCGACCCCTTCACGGTCCACACCCGCTGGATCGAGACCGAGTTCGTCAACGACATCAAGCCGTTCGCGACCCCGGCCGACACCGAGACCGACGACGACACCGACCGCGAGACCATCGTCGTCGAGGTCGGCGGCAAGCGCCTGGAGGTCTCCCTCCCGGCCGCCCTCGGCATGACCCTGGCCCGCACCGGCCTCGCGGCCGGCGCCAAGCCCAAACGCCGCGCAGCCAGGAAGTCCGGCCCGGCAGCCTCCGGCGACACCCTCGCCTCACCCATGCAGGGCACCATCGTCAAGGTCGCCGTCGACGAAGGCCAGGAGGTCAAGGAAGGCGACCTCGTCGTCGTCCTGGAAGCCATGAAGATGGAACAGCCCCTCAACGCCCACCGCTCCGGCACCATCAAGGGCCTCAGCGCGGACGTCGGCGCCTCCATCACCTCCGGCGCCACCATCTGCGAAATCAAGGACTGA
- a CDS encoding cobalamin B12-binding domain-containing protein, whose amino-acid sequence MNALQQRPEPSTAPAPRARVVVAKPGLDGHDRGAKVIARALRDAGFEVIYTGLHQTPEQIVATVIAEDAPLLGLSVLSGAHLTIVESVFQLLQQEEAGDVRVLVGGIIPDDDIPTLEALGVDAVFTPGSGISQIVEAANRLTTIRSDTLEPSC is encoded by the coding sequence ATGAATGCCCTGCAACAGCGGCCGGAGCCCAGCACGGCTCCGGCACCCCGCGCCCGCGTGGTGGTCGCCAAGCCAGGACTCGACGGCCACGACCGGGGCGCGAAGGTCATCGCCCGGGCACTGCGTGACGCCGGCTTCGAGGTGATCTACACCGGCCTCCACCAGACTCCCGAACAGATCGTCGCCACCGTCATCGCCGAGGACGCACCCCTCCTCGGGCTCTCCGTGCTGTCGGGCGCTCATCTGACGATCGTCGAGAGCGTATTCCAGCTGCTGCAGCAGGAAGAGGCTGGTGACGTCCGCGTTCTTGTCGGCGGCATCATCCCCGACGACGACATCCCCACGCTGGAAGCCCTCGGCGTCGACGCGGTCTTCACCCCCGGTTCGGGCATCAGTCAGATCGTCGAGGCGGCGAACCGCCTCACCACGATTCGGAGCGACACACTGGAGCCGTCATGCTGA
- a CDS encoding acyl-CoA mutase large subunit family protein yields MDSVAHSESGLPIQPVYDGRALSGFDAGAGLGAPGRFPFTRGVYPSMYTGRPWTMRQYAGFGTAKESNERYHELVGAGTGGLSVAFDLPTQMGYDSDEAIARGEVGKVGVAIDSIEDMRTLFQGLPLDKVSTSMTINAPASALLLLYQLVAAEQGVSGDQLTGTIQNDVLKEYIARGTYIFPPKESLRLISDIFAYCHKELPRWNTISISGYHMAEAGASPAQEIAFTLANAKEYVRTATAAGLDVDDFAPRLSFFFVARTTLLEEIAKFRAARRIWARIMRDEFGAKNPKSQMLRFHTQTAGVQLTAQQPEVNLVRVALQGLGAVLGGTQSLHTNSYDEAIALPTQKAARLALRTQQIIAYETDVTKTVDPFAGSYVMESMTNDLEAAALELIQAVEDRGGAVAAIEQGFQKSEIEKSAYRIALEIDSQERTVVGVNKYVLDEEEPYAALRVDPQIESEQCERLTALRRERDNGAVQRALDALRTAARGTDNVLPPMREALGLCATVGEVSHALRDVWGVHVPHDVF; encoded by the coding sequence GTGGATTCCGTTGCACACAGCGAGTCCGGTCTGCCGATCCAGCCGGTCTACGACGGCCGGGCGCTCTCGGGCTTCGACGCGGGCGCCGGTCTGGGCGCTCCGGGTCGGTTCCCGTTCACCCGGGGTGTGTATCCGTCGATGTACACGGGCAGGCCGTGGACGATGCGGCAGTACGCCGGGTTCGGCACGGCGAAGGAGTCCAACGAGCGGTACCACGAACTGGTCGGTGCCGGCACCGGTGGCCTGAGCGTCGCGTTCGACCTGCCGACGCAGATGGGCTACGACTCCGACGAGGCCATCGCCCGGGGCGAGGTCGGCAAGGTCGGTGTGGCGATCGACTCGATCGAGGACATGCGGACGCTCTTCCAGGGCCTGCCGCTGGACAAGGTCTCGACGTCGATGACGATCAACGCACCCGCCTCCGCCCTCCTCCTGCTGTACCAGCTGGTCGCGGCCGAACAGGGCGTGAGCGGCGACCAGCTGACCGGCACGATCCAGAACGACGTGCTCAAGGAGTACATCGCCCGCGGCACCTATATCTTCCCGCCGAAGGAGTCGCTGCGGTTGATCAGCGACATCTTCGCCTACTGCCACAAGGAGCTGCCGCGCTGGAACACGATCTCCATCTCCGGCTACCACATGGCCGAGGCCGGGGCGAGCCCCGCGCAGGAGATCGCGTTCACCCTGGCCAACGCGAAGGAGTATGTGCGTACGGCGACCGCGGCGGGTCTGGACGTCGACGACTTCGCGCCACGTCTGTCGTTCTTCTTCGTCGCCCGGACCACGCTGCTGGAGGAGATCGCCAAGTTCCGCGCCGCCCGCCGTATCTGGGCCCGGATCATGCGTGACGAGTTCGGTGCGAAGAACCCCAAGTCCCAGATGCTGCGCTTCCACACCCAGACCGCCGGTGTGCAGCTGACCGCCCAGCAGCCCGAGGTCAACCTCGTCCGAGTCGCCCTGCAGGGTCTGGGTGCGGTGCTGGGCGGTACTCAGTCCCTCCACACCAACTCCTACGACGAAGCCATCGCCCTGCCCACCCAGAAGGCGGCGCGGCTCGCCCTGCGGACCCAGCAGATCATCGCCTACGAGACCGACGTGACGAAGACGGTGGACCCCTTCGCCGGGTCGTACGTCATGGAGTCGATGACCAACGACCTCGAAGCGGCGGCCCTGGAGCTCATCCAGGCTGTCGAGGACCGCGGGGGCGCGGTCGCGGCGATCGAACAGGGCTTTCAAAAGTCGGAGATCGAGAAGTCGGCGTACCGAATCGCTCTGGAGATCGACAGCCAGGAGAGGACCGTCGTCGGTGTCAACAAGTACGTCCTGGACGAGGAAGAGCCCTACGCAGCACTACGCGTCGACCCCCAGATCGAGAGCGAACAGTGCGAACGCCTCACGGCGCTGCGCAGGGAACGGGACAACGGCGCCGTTCAGCGTGCCCTCGATGCCCTGCGCACTGCAGCGCGTGGCACGGACAACGTCCTGCCCCCGATGCGCGAGGCCCTGGGGCTGTGCGCCACGGTCGGCGAGGTCTCCCACGCCCTCCGCGACGTCTGGGGCGTGCACGTCCCGCACGACGTTTTCTGA
- a CDS encoding ABC transporter substrate-binding protein, with translation MRHSPLGQSLPGTSRRAVLRGLGGAALLGTGVPLLSACGGSGTAADPKTVTVGSNASDAVPKKGYADVYAAFTKQSGIAVDINTKDHNTFQEQINTYLQGTPDDVFQWFAGYRMQFFAAKGLATPIDDVWKSIGGNFPGAMHDLSKGQDGKYYMVPLTTSPWAVFYRKSVFQQYGYEVPTTWDMYVALCKRMKKDGLVPIAFGDKDAWPAMGSFDQINFRLNGYDFHVELMAGKASWTDAKVRKVFDTWAETLPYHQEGAVGRTWQDAAQTLVAKKAGMYMLGMFVAQQFTDKADLDDLDFFAFPEIDPTYEQDTVEAPTDGIMLSKKPKNHAGSVKLLEFLGTAQAEEIYLKADPSLIAASTKADTSGYSALQKKGYEMISGAKHLTQFMDRDSRPDFTSTVMQPALQKFIRNPKDIDSLLSSIERQKKTIFASD, from the coding sequence ATGCGCCATTCACCCCTTGGTCAGTCCTTGCCTGGCACCAGCCGCCGCGCCGTGCTGCGCGGACTCGGTGGGGCCGCACTCCTCGGTACTGGTGTCCCGCTGCTGTCCGCCTGCGGCGGCAGTGGCACCGCGGCCGACCCCAAGACCGTCACCGTCGGCTCCAACGCGTCCGACGCCGTCCCGAAGAAGGGGTACGCCGACGTCTACGCGGCCTTCACGAAGCAGTCCGGGATCGCGGTCGACATCAACACCAAGGACCACAACACGTTCCAGGAGCAGATCAACACCTACCTGCAGGGCACGCCGGACGACGTGTTCCAGTGGTTCGCCGGCTACCGGATGCAGTTCTTCGCGGCCAAGGGGCTGGCCACCCCGATCGACGACGTGTGGAAGTCGATCGGCGGCAACTTCCCCGGTGCCATGCACGACCTGAGCAAGGGTCAGGACGGCAAGTACTACATGGTGCCGCTGACGACGTCCCCGTGGGCGGTCTTCTACCGCAAGAGTGTCTTCCAGCAGTACGGCTACGAGGTCCCCACCACGTGGGACATGTACGTCGCCCTGTGCAAGCGGATGAAGAAGGACGGCCTCGTCCCGATCGCCTTCGGTGACAAGGACGCGTGGCCGGCGATGGGCTCCTTCGACCAGATCAACTTCCGCCTCAACGGCTACGACTTCCACGTCGAACTGATGGCGGGCAAGGCCTCCTGGACCGACGCGAAGGTCCGCAAGGTCTTCGACACCTGGGCCGAGACCCTCCCCTACCACCAGGAAGGCGCGGTCGGCCGTACCTGGCAGGACGCCGCCCAGACGCTGGTGGCGAAGAAGGCCGGCATGTACATGCTTGGCATGTTCGTGGCCCAGCAGTTCACCGACAAGGCAGACCTGGACGACCTCGACTTCTTCGCCTTCCCGGAGATCGACCCGACGTACGAGCAGGACACCGTGGAGGCGCCGACCGACGGCATCATGCTCAGCAAGAAGCCCAAGAACCACGCCGGCTCCGTCAAACTGCTCGAATTCCTGGGCACGGCCCAGGCCGAGGAGATCTACCTGAAGGCCGACCCGAGCCTTATCGCCGCCTCCACGAAGGCCGACACCTCCGGCTACAGCGCCCTGCAGAAGAAGGGCTACGAGATGATCAGCGGCGCGAAGCATCTCACGCAGTTCATGGACCGTGACAGCCGGCCGGACTTCACCTCGACGGTCATGCAGCCCGCGCTGCAGAAGTTCATCCGCAATCCCAAGGACATCGACAGCCTGTTGTCCTCGATCGAGCGCCAGAAGAAGACGATCTTCGCGTCCGACTGA
- a CDS encoding glycoside hydrolase family 2 protein, which produces MTGFPTRRQVLSGTAGGVLASLAGIPPAGAAFAATTYTAPNPRVRIDLNKGWRFVREDVSGAENPGFDDSGWASINTPHTWNAVDGADGGNNYHRGVGWYRRRYTVPSELAGKRLYLQFAGVNQVADVWVNGTYLGQHKGGYSRFRFGVTGVLVAGGDNVIAVKVTNARDTNIAPVSADYTFEGGIYRNVSLWAIDNLHVRMEDYAGPGIYLRQSNVTAASATVTVTTKLWNDSSTTRSVVVRSVIADKSGTVVAESSSTAQALAAAAGAEIRQTLGIDRPRLWNGLADPYLYSASVEIHDVTAGADRIADVVTERLGLRSVAVDADTGFHLNGSHLGLHGVNLHQERAVKGWAVTDADHTQDFDLIRELGANAIRMAHYQHDQKDYELADERGLIVWAEIPLVNSVTDSPAFTASTQNQMRELIRQNYNHPSIVFWGIGNELTDYNGTATNRLLASLAGIIEAEDPDRLSTYAVRGEDPDNAQAGLHTRTTGFNKYYGWYYGSKDGDLGAWADNLHANSPSRKIAMSEYGVGASTTQHALNPPKPAPGGSWHPEEYQALFHEAAWKQLAARPYMWGSFVWAMFDFASDGRNEGDRPGINDKGLVTRDRQIRKDAFYWYKANWASTPTLHITSRRWTQRTDATTELKVYSNADQVTATLNGTSLGTLSSGDHIFRWAGITLKPGQNTVLVTATINGSTYTDSVNWTLA; this is translated from the coding sequence ATGACAGGTTTCCCCACGCGCCGACAGGTGCTGAGCGGGACGGCCGGGGGAGTGCTTGCCTCGTTGGCGGGGATTCCGCCGGCCGGCGCCGCCTTCGCGGCCACGACGTACACGGCGCCGAACCCGCGTGTTCGCATCGACCTCAACAAGGGGTGGCGCTTCGTCAGAGAAGACGTCAGCGGTGCGGAAAATCCCGGATTCGATGACTCCGGATGGGCGTCCATCAACACACCGCACACCTGGAACGCCGTCGACGGTGCCGACGGTGGCAACAACTACCACCGTGGAGTGGGCTGGTACCGCCGCCGTTACACCGTCCCGTCCGAACTGGCCGGGAAGAGGCTGTATCTGCAGTTCGCCGGGGTCAACCAGGTCGCCGACGTGTGGGTCAACGGCACGTATCTCGGGCAGCACAAGGGCGGATACTCCCGGTTCAGGTTCGGCGTCACCGGCGTGCTCGTTGCGGGCGGGGACAACGTGATCGCGGTGAAGGTGACCAACGCCCGCGACACCAACATCGCGCCGGTGAGCGCGGACTACACCTTCGAGGGTGGCATCTATCGCAATGTGAGCCTGTGGGCCATCGACAACCTGCATGTGCGGATGGAGGATTACGCAGGCCCCGGGATCTACCTGCGGCAGAGCAACGTGACCGCGGCATCGGCCACGGTGACGGTGACGACGAAGCTGTGGAACGACAGCAGCACCACGAGATCGGTGGTCGTCCGCAGCGTCATCGCCGACAAGAGCGGGACCGTCGTCGCGGAGAGCAGCAGTACCGCGCAGGCCCTCGCCGCGGCCGCCGGCGCCGAGATCAGACAGACCCTCGGCATCGACCGCCCCCGCCTGTGGAACGGCCTGGCGGATCCGTACCTCTACAGCGCAAGCGTCGAGATCCATGACGTCACCGCGGGCGCGGACAGGATCGCGGATGTGGTGACCGAACGCCTGGGCCTTCGCTCCGTGGCAGTGGACGCCGACACCGGCTTCCACCTCAACGGCAGCCACCTCGGCCTGCACGGCGTCAATCTGCACCAGGAGCGGGCCGTCAAGGGCTGGGCGGTGACCGACGCCGATCACACACAGGACTTCGACCTCATCCGGGAACTCGGCGCCAACGCCATCCGGATGGCGCACTACCAGCACGACCAGAAGGACTACGAACTCGCCGACGAACGCGGGCTGATCGTCTGGGCCGAGATCCCGCTGGTCAACTCCGTCACCGACTCGCCCGCCTTCACTGCCAGCACCCAGAACCAGATGCGTGAGCTGATCCGGCAGAACTACAACCACCCGTCGATCGTCTTCTGGGGCATCGGCAACGAGCTGACCGATTACAACGGCACCGCTACGAACAGACTGCTCGCGTCACTGGCCGGCATCATCGAGGCCGAGGACCCGGACCGGCTCTCCACCTACGCCGTGCGCGGCGAAGACCCCGACAACGCGCAGGCAGGGCTGCACACGCGGACCACGGGCTTCAACAAGTACTACGGCTGGTACTACGGTTCCAAGGACGGTGACCTTGGTGCCTGGGCCGACAACCTGCACGCGAACTCCCCGTCCCGCAAGATCGCCATGTCGGAGTACGGCGTCGGCGCCAGCACCACCCAGCACGCCCTGAACCCGCCCAAGCCCGCACCCGGGGGTTCCTGGCACCCGGAGGAGTACCAGGCGCTGTTCCACGAGGCGGCCTGGAAACAGCTCGCCGCCCGTCCGTACATGTGGGGCTCGTTCGTCTGGGCCATGTTCGACTTCGCCTCCGACGGCCGCAACGAAGGAGACCGGCCCGGAATCAACGACAAGGGCCTGGTCACCCGCGACCGGCAGATCCGCAAGGACGCCTTCTACTGGTACAAGGCCAACTGGGCGAGCACTCCGACCCTTCACATCACCAGTCGTCGCTGGACCCAGCGAACCGATGCCACCACCGAGCTGAAGGTCTACTCCAACGCGGACCAGGTCACCGCGACCCTCAACGGCACCTCCCTGGGAACCCTGAGCAGCGGCGACCACATCTTCAGGTGGGCCGGCATCACACTGAAGCCGGGGCAGAACACCGTGCTGGTGACCGCGACCATCAACGGCTCCACGTACACCGACAGCGTCAATTGGACTCTCGCCTGA